Proteins encoded together in one Acidimicrobiales bacterium window:
- a CDS encoding alkaline phosphatase family protein: MRRTSVIALVCVTLGLSGGVALAADNDTSNGRIGPAYGITPGGRQLTPAGRMTVLGDFPTGGALSPDGRFYWAVDSGHGRDDVQVVDVGTGKVRQALPLPGAYGGIAYAPDGRTVYVSGEPVGNSHPTGPTMANNGDAIHVFAVDPASGRATERAPITLPPTSGGTAQKEGANPASLIAQPPGPGPSSGLGWPIGLAVTPDQRMLAVALNQADQVAVVDLTTRAVNLVKVGAYPYGVAVDGHTAYVSNEYDGTVSVVDLDSGKVARTITVGTQNSHPEGLALDRAHHQLFVAVTNRDLVADIDTTTSTVRDVSVGRSAGVGTAPVALQVAPDGRTLYVADAGEDAVAVIALADRAGGARALTLVGRVPTAFYPTDVAVTPDGHRLIWLAGKGLGAGANPLYGQHFAASEQAPYGQYVVDMLIGRLGVLSTPSDADAARMSRQVNQEIRPTDLGPGPANTPINAPGGGPSRQIKHVFYVVKENRTYDQVFGSDPRGDGSRSLELFDDNGVNGPATGVTPNAHALTRMFPLLDHVYADSEVSVDGHIITSGAYATDFVLKAMHANYANRGRVANFGQAPETFPPNDFIFDQAVRQGVSFRNYGENSAGVLPSSDDGRPTYRASQANTAFGYPLFFGCDGLGTTPNGLDNAAVCDTDSGTMGPAGNVGVATSRFDFFQQQFDAQVATGTVPALNYITLPNDHTNGVQKNYPTPKAMVADNDLGLGQLVDLISHSPIWSSSAIFVVEDDSQDGADHVDAHRMPAFVISPWARHDTVVHTRYDQLSVLRTIELMLGLRPLSLYDALAEPMYDAFVPGDAAPDPEPYNAVTPTQSLTQLSSATPVGLDGALPYNDVDLVPQRLFDAALWRSVYGPRSTPPPAGPDASPDEADRATEAQEVWQEHGNVAAWLRAHPRGDPSD; encoded by the coding sequence ACGGGATCACACCGGGTGGTCGGCAGCTCACTCCGGCCGGCCGGATGACGGTACTGGGTGACTTCCCGACGGGGGGCGCCCTCTCGCCCGATGGCCGCTTCTATTGGGCCGTCGACTCCGGGCACGGTCGCGACGACGTCCAGGTCGTCGACGTCGGGACCGGCAAGGTGCGCCAGGCGCTCCCGCTGCCCGGCGCCTACGGCGGCATCGCCTACGCACCCGACGGACGCACCGTCTACGTCTCGGGCGAGCCGGTGGGCAACAGCCACCCGACCGGTCCGACGATGGCGAACAACGGCGACGCCATCCACGTCTTCGCCGTCGACCCCGCCAGCGGGCGGGCCACCGAGCGCGCCCCGATCACCCTTCCGCCGACGAGCGGCGGGACGGCCCAGAAGGAAGGGGCGAACCCAGCATCGCTGATCGCCCAGCCACCGGGCCCCGGCCCCTCGTCCGGTCTGGGCTGGCCCATCGGTCTGGCCGTCACGCCGGATCAGCGGATGCTCGCAGTGGCGCTCAACCAGGCGGACCAGGTGGCGGTCGTCGACCTGACGACGCGAGCGGTGAATCTGGTCAAGGTGGGCGCGTATCCGTACGGCGTCGCAGTCGACGGCCACACGGCGTACGTGTCGAACGAGTACGACGGCACGGTCTCTGTCGTCGACCTCGACAGCGGCAAGGTGGCTCGCACGATCACGGTCGGCACCCAGAACTCACACCCGGAGGGCCTCGCCCTCGACCGCGCCCACCACCAGTTGTTCGTAGCCGTGACCAATCGCGACCTCGTCGCGGACATCGACACCACAACGAGCACGGTCCGCGACGTTTCCGTGGGCCGTAGCGCGGGAGTGGGCACCGCGCCTGTGGCCCTCCAGGTGGCGCCCGACGGTCGGACCCTGTACGTCGCCGACGCCGGCGAGGACGCCGTCGCCGTGATAGCGCTCGCCGACCGGGCGGGGGGCGCCCGAGCGCTCACCTTGGTCGGGCGCGTGCCCACCGCCTTCTATCCGACCGATGTGGCGGTCACACCGGACGGCCATCGCCTCATCTGGCTCGCCGGAAAGGGACTGGGCGCGGGGGCCAACCCCCTCTACGGCCAGCACTTCGCGGCCAGCGAGCAGGCGCCCTACGGCCAGTACGTGGTCGACATGCTGATCGGTCGCCTCGGCGTGCTCTCCACGCCGAGCGACGCCGACGCGGCGCGCATGTCCCGTCAAGTCAACCAGGAGATCCGTCCCACCGACCTCGGCCCTGGACCGGCCAACACACCGATCAACGCGCCCGGCGGTGGACCGAGCCGGCAGATCAAGCACGTCTTCTACGTCGTCAAGGAGAACCGTACCTACGACCAGGTCTTCGGTAGCGATCCCCGCGGCGACGGCAGTCGCTCGCTCGAGCTGTTCGACGACAATGGCGTGAACGGGCCGGCTACCGGCGTCACTCCGAACGCACACGCCTTGACCCGGATGTTCCCGCTGCTCGACCACGTCTATGCCGACAGCGAGGTCTCGGTTGACGGGCACATCATCACCTCGGGCGCCTACGCCACCGACTTCGTCCTCAAGGCCATGCACGCCAACTACGCCAACCGGGGTCGGGTCGCCAACTTCGGCCAGGCGCCGGAGACCTTCCCCCCGAACGACTTCATCTTCGACCAGGCCGTCCGTCAGGGTGTGTCGTTCCGCAACTACGGCGAGAACAGCGCCGGCGTGCTGCCGAGCAGCGACGACGGCCGGCCGACGTATCGCGCATCCCAGGCCAACACCGCGTTCGGCTACCCGCTCTTCTTCGGGTGCGACGGTCTCGGAACAACCCCCAACGGGCTCGACAACGCCGCCGTCTGCGACACCGACTCCGGCACCATGGGCCCCGCGGGCAACGTCGGCGTGGCCACGAGCCGGTTCGACTTCTTCCAGCAGCAGTTCGACGCCCAGGTGGCGACGGGCACGGTCCCGGCGCTCAACTACATCACGCTGCCGAACGACCACACCAACGGCGTGCAGAAGAACTATCCGACACCCAAGGCGATGGTGGCGGACAACGACCTCGGTCTGGGCCAGCTCGTCGACCTCATCAGCCACTCGCCGATCTGGTCGAGCAGTGCCATCTTCGTCGTCGAAGACGACTCCCAGGACGGCGCCGACCATGTCGACGCCCACCGGATGCCCGCGTTCGTGATCTCGCCGTGGGCGCGCCATGACACCGTCGTGCACACCCGCTACGACCAGCTCTCGGTGCTGCGCACGATCGAGCTGATGCTCGGGCTCCGTCCGCTGTCGCTGTACGACGCGCTGGCCGAGCCGATGTACGACGCTTTCGTTCCGGGCGATGCCGCGCCGGACCCCGAGCCGTACAACGCGGTCACCCCGACCCAGTCGCTCACCCAGCTGAGCTCGGCGACACCCGTCGGGCTCGACGGCGCCCTGCCCTACAACGACGTCGACCTGGTACCCCAGCGGCTGTTCGACGCCGCCCTCTGGCGCAGCGTGTACGGCCCCCGCTCGACGCCACCACCCGCGGGGCCCGACGCCTCCCCGGACGAAGCCGACCGGGCTACCGAGGCGCAGGAGGTGTGGCAGGAGCACGGCAACGTCGCCGCCTGGCTGCGGGCCCACCCGCGCGGTGACCCGTCTGACTGA
- a CDS encoding alpha/beta fold hydrolase yields the protein MEHFTRNGLTFDVSDRGPAEAETVVLLHGYPQSSASWRSVSPGLVAGGYRVLAPDQRGYSPRARPPERRAYVMSELVGDVLALADQAGLDRFHVVGHDWGGAVAWALATDHADRLRTLTVLSTPHPGAFLRSALTSGQAFRSWYMGLFQIPRLPEWLTLAGDGRVALTAMRRSGLSEDTARAYLEAMREPGALTGALNWYRALPYEATAVRDAKPVTVPTLYVWSTKDVALGRKAAELTARFVSGPYRFAILEGVSHWIPEEAPDDVVRLVLEQLRR from the coding sequence GTGGAACACTTCACCCGCAACGGGTTGACCTTCGACGTGAGCGACCGAGGCCCGGCAGAGGCCGAGACGGTCGTGCTCCTCCATGGCTATCCCCAGAGCTCGGCGTCGTGGCGCTCGGTCTCTCCCGGGCTGGTGGCCGGCGGCTATCGGGTCCTCGCCCCCGATCAACGCGGCTACTCACCCAGGGCGAGACCCCCGGAGCGTCGTGCCTACGTCATGAGCGAGCTGGTGGGCGATGTCCTCGCCCTGGCCGATCAGGCCGGCCTCGACCGCTTCCACGTCGTCGGCCACGACTGGGGTGGCGCGGTGGCGTGGGCGCTGGCCACCGACCACGCCGACCGGCTTCGCACGCTGACCGTGTTGTCGACGCCACACCCCGGTGCCTTCCTGCGCTCGGCGCTGACGAGCGGCCAGGCCTTCCGCTCGTGGTACATGGGACTGTTCCAGATCCCCCGACTGCCCGAGTGGCTGACGTTGGCGGGTGACGGGCGCGTGGCCTTGACGGCGATGCGCCGCTCGGGCCTGTCGGAGGACACGGCCCGCGCCTACCTCGAGGCCATGCGAGAGCCCGGTGCCCTGACGGGGGCACTGAACTGGTACCGGGCACTGCCGTACGAGGCGACCGCTGTACGCGACGCCAAGCCGGTGACGGTGCCCACCCTCTACGTGTGGAGCACCAAGGACGTGGCGCTGGGTCGGAAGGCAGCGGAGCTGACGGCGCGCTTCGTCTCCGGGCCATACCGGTTCGCGATTCTCGAGGGGGTGTCGCACTGGATCCCGGAGGAGGCGCCAGACGACGTCGTCCGACTTGTTCTCGAACAGCTTCGGCGGTGA